The Desulfobaculum bizertense DSM 18034 genomic interval CGAGAAGCCTGCATTGAACTGCGAAGAGTTTCTGGGTTCACAGCCTGCCCGCCGTGACGCACCTCAAAGTGGATATTTGTTCCGTCTTTGCCCGCAGTACTGCCCATCGTTGCAATTTTCTCGCCAGCCTTAACGGTTTGTCCTTCGCGGACTGAAATTTTTTCAGTATGTCCATACATACTGCGCCATCCGTCGGCATGTTCAATGACAACGGTCTGCCCATAGCGGCCGCGGTCTCCGGCAAAAACAACCTTGCCGTCCCAGCAGCTCGTCACTGAATCACCGGGCTGCCCGGCAATATCCACCCCAGAATGCATTTCCTGCGCTCCGGTCAGTGGATCTGTCCGCCAGCCATAGCCTGTTGTGACCTCGCCCTGTGCTGGCCACACAAGCGTCCCAGGTGCGGGCGAATTCTCTGCCAGAAGCTTAGGAGCGGCAGGAGCGGATTCTGTGCGCATATGCTCGTATTCAATGCGCACAGCCAGCTCCATAGCCTTACTCATCAACTCTGGTGACGCCTCTACGCGAGACGCGGCCACAGGTCCCACTGTCGACGGCATCGTCGCCTCCGGAGCTGTGGGCTGTGCAGGGGCCGCAACACGTCCCGGCCCATTGTCTGCTACGTTCACCCCACCCGTTCCTTCGATCTCAAGGTCACGGGCGGGCTTGTGCGGCAAAGAAAATGACGATGTTCGCTGAATCTCTGTATTCACCTCTTTCTGAGGACCACGCAGCGGGTTCAATTCTTCTGCTGGAATATGCGCCACCCGGGTTGACGCGCTCTTGTGAACAAGCTGCTCCCGGAGCTGCTCAAAAAGCATGTCTCCAAGACCCATTCCACCAGCAGCAGCCATTTTCTCCGAAAGCTTCTGGTCAAACATTCCCACATAGAACTTTTCTTCCTTGCTATGAAGGTAGCCGTCCTGCGGAACATTCTGCCTCATCTGCTTCCACAGCTTGTTCATGAATACGGCCTCGAAGCCTTCGCAGGCTTCACGCAGCTTCTTTTCCTCGGCTTTTCCCGAGCTTAAATTTCTGCGAAGCTGATCAAGACCAAGCTTGTGTTTCAGTTCCTCGCTCTGCGCGGCGTTCATTGCCGCAGCACCTGCATCCAGCTTCGGGCCTATCATTTTATATGACCTCCAGATCAGCATGGAGAGCGCCAGCTGACTTCAGATTCCGCAGGATGGAAATCAGATCGCGAGGCGTTGCGCCCATTGCGTTCAGTCCATCCACCAGTTCCTGAAGGGTTGCGCCTTCCATAAGCATGAGTCTGCGATTCTCTTCATTCACCCCAATGTCGGTTGTTGGGGTCGCCACAGTCTGCCCACCACCAAACGGTGTGGTCGGCTGCGACACGTCCTGTCCTTCCTGCACAACAATCTGAAGATTGCCATGAGCAACAGCCACCTTGGAGAGGCGAACATTACGACCAAGCACAACCGTGCCCGTCTTTTCGTCCACCACCACTTTGGCCTTGCCCTCAGGACTGACATCCAGATTTTCCAGTGATGCCATCAGCGGAACAATATTCCCGCGAAATTCACGAGGAATTTTGAGTTTGATCGTTGCGGCATTTTCAGCACGGGCAAAACGGTTGCCCATTGTGGCGTTAATCTTCTTCACCACGTTCATGGTGGTGGAAAAATCCGGGTTGTTCATGTGCAGGGTCATGACGTCCTGACAATTGAACTTGAACGGCACACCGCGCTCAACTGTTGCACCATTGGGGATAGCCCCAACAGTCGTAATATTCTTTTGCGCACTCGCGGCTGCGCCCTGCACAGAAATACCGCCAATAACCAGCGGCCCCTGAGCAAGAGCGTAGACTTTTCCGTCAACGCCCTTCAAAGGCGTCATCAGAAGCACGCCACCCAGCAGGCTGGAGGCATCACCAATGGAAGAAACTGTGACGTCAAGCCGGGAACCCGGCACGGCGGAAACAGCCATTTTGGATGTCACCATAACTGCGGCAACGTTCTTGGGCTGGAGCGTCGAAGGGTCAACAGCCACTCCCATTCGTTCCAGCATGTTGGCCATGGACTGGATGGTGAACTTGGATTTCTTTTTGTCACCAGTGCCACTCAGACCAACAACGAGGCCATAGCCCACGAGTTCGTTGGTTCGCACCCCCGCAAAGCTCGCAATGTCCTTGATGCGGGCAGCCTGAGCAGCCCGAGGCATCATGGTAAGCGCAAAAGCGACAAGGCAAAGCACGCTCAGGACCTGTGTCCAAGCCGGGGTCTGGAATCTGGGTGCTTTCAAAATTTTCGTTGTCTGATTCATCATTTCACTCCGCACACAACAGCTTGAGCTAGAAGGGCCATACCTGATCCAAAAGACGGGTCAGCCAGCCAGGGCGCTGCTTGTCACCCAGAACGCCACGACCATAGTATTCAATGTGTGCATCTGCGATCTGGTTTGATGTAATGGAATTGTCTCTGGCAACATCTCTGGCCCGAACAAGGCCGCGCACAACAAGGACCTGATTTTCATCATTGACCTTCACTTCCCGTGCGCCTTCAATCTGAAG includes:
- a CDS encoding peptidoglycan DD-metalloendopeptidase family protein; this encodes MIGPKLDAGAAAMNAAQSEELKHKLGLDQLRRNLSSGKAEEKKLREACEGFEAVFMNKLWKQMRQNVPQDGYLHSKEEKFYVGMFDQKLSEKMAAAGGMGLGDMLFEQLREQLVHKSASTRVAHIPAEELNPLRGPQKEVNTEIQRTSSFSLPHKPARDLEIEGTGGVNVADNGPGRVAAPAQPTAPEATMPSTVGPVAASRVEASPELMSKAMELAVRIEYEHMRTESAPAAPKLLAENSPAPGTLVWPAQGEVTTGYGWRTDPLTGAQEMHSGVDIAGQPGDSVTSCWDGKVVFAGDRGRYGQTVVIEHADGWRSMYGHTEKISVREGQTVKAGEKIATMGSTAGKDGTNIHFEVRHGGQAVNPETLRSSMQASRALEDY
- a CDS encoding flagellar basal body P-ring protein FlgI; translated protein: MMPRAAQAARIKDIASFAGVRTNELVGYGLVVGLSGTGDKKKSKFTIQSMANMLERMGVAVDPSTLQPKNVAAVMVTSKMAVSAVPGSRLDVTVSSIGDASSLLGGVLLMTPLKGVDGKVYALAQGPLVIGGISVQGAAASAQKNITTVGAIPNGATVERGVPFKFNCQDVMTLHMNNPDFSTTMNVVKKINATMGNRFARAENAATIKLKIPREFRGNIVPLMASLENLDVSPEGKAKVVVDEKTGTVVLGRNVRLSKVAVAHGNLQIVVQEGQDVSQPTTPFGGGQTVATPTTDIGVNEENRRLMLMEGATLQELVDGLNAMGATPRDLISILRNLKSAGALHADLEVI